In Phocoena phocoena chromosome 11, mPhoPho1.1, whole genome shotgun sequence, one DNA window encodes the following:
- the FOXRED2 gene encoding FAD-dependent oxidoreductase domain-containing protein 2 isoform X1, translating into MGLSAAALLWGLPGLLLTIALHPALSPCPAQASVPAHRDYCVLGAGPAGLQMAYFLQRAGRDYAVFERAPGPGSFFTRYPRHGKLISINKRYTGKANAEFNLRHDWNSLLSHDPRLLFRHYSNAYFPDSGDMVRYLGDFADRLGLHVLYNTTIAHVTLNKDQRAWNGHYFILTDQKGQAYQCSVLLVATGLSVPNQVDFPGSEYVDGYESVSVDPKDFVGQNVLILGRGNSAFETAENILGVTNFIHMLSRSRVRLSWATHYVGDLRAINNGLLDTYQLKSLDGLLESDLTDLAIVKDHKGKFHVTLKFFLEEGNRSADAVPLPQDDNDNFALRVAYDRVIRCLGWNFDFSIFSKSLRLSAGGELSKKYPLVKASYESKGSRGLFVLGTASHSVDYRKSAGGFIHGFRYTVRAVHRLLEQRHHGVTWPSTEHPITQLASAIIRRINEASGLYQMFSVLADVVLLEENATAFEYLEEFPMQALAQLETITGRRARHGLFVINMEYGRNFSGPDKDVFFHDRSVGHTEDAWLSNFLHPVIYYYRHLPTEQEVRFRPAGWPLPRPTAIHHIVEDFLTDWTAPVGHILPLRRFLENCLDTDLRSFYAESCFLFALTRQKLPPFCQQGYLRTQGLVGTESLRQHGVESGLLRDYATVGRGDSGQQPGDHEPGQHPLAPGPPGSPFDRNKEEL; encoded by the exons ATGGGCCTCTCCGCCGCGGCCCTGCTGTGGGGCCTCCCAGGGCTTCTCCTGACCATCGCCCTGCACCCGGCTCTCTCCCCGTGCCCCGCCCAGGCCTCGGTGCCCGCGCACCGGGACTACTGTGTCCTGGGTGCCGGGCCCGCAGGGCTGCAGATGGCCTACTTCCTGCAGCGGGCCGGCAGGGACTACGCCGTGTTCGAACGCGCCCCGGGACCGGGCAGCTTCTTCACGCGCTACCCACGGCACGGGAAGCTCATCAGCATCAACAAGCGGTACACAGGCAAGGCCAACGCCGAGTTCAACCTCCGCCATGACTGGAACTCTCTGCTCAGCCACGACCCCCGGCTGCTCTTCAGACACTACTCCAACGCCTACTTCCCCGATTCCGGCGACATGGTGCGCTACCTGGGCGACTTCGCAGACCGGCTGGGGCTCCACGTGCTGTACAACACAACCATTGCCCACGTCACTCTGAACAAGGATCAACGGGCCTGGAATGGCCATTACTTCATCCTGACCGACCAGAAGGGCCAGGCATACCAGTGTAG CGTCCTTCTCGTGGCCACTGGCTTGTCAGTCCCCAACCAGGTTGACTTCCCTGGCTCCGAATACGTGGATGGTTATGAGTCCGTGTCCGTGGATCCCAAGGACTTCGTGGGTCAGAATGTGCTGATCCTGGGCCGGGGGAACTCGGCCTTTGAGACAGCGGAGAACATCTTGGGTGTCACCAACTTCATCCACATGCTGAGCCGCTCCCGGGTCCGGCTCTCCTGGGCCACCCACTACGTCGGCGACCTCAG GGCCATCAACAATGGCCTGTTGGACACCTACCAACTGAAGTCCCTGGACGGGCTGCTCGAGTCTGACCTGACGGATCTGGCCATTGTGAAGGACCACAAGGGCAAATTCCACGTCACCCTGAAGTTCTTCCTGGAGGAAGGCAACCGGAGTGCCGACgccgtccccctcccccaggacgaTAACGACAACTTCGCCTTGCGCGTGGCCTACGACCGGGTCATCCGCTGCCTGGGCTGGAACTTCGACTTCTCCATTTTCAGCAA GTCCCTCCGACTCTCTGCAGGGGGTGAGCTCAGCAAGAAGTACCCCCTGGTGAAAGCCAGCTATGAGTCCAAAGGGAGCCGGGGCCTCTTTGTCCTGGGGACTGCCAGCCACTCCGTGGATTACCGGAAATCTGCTGGGGGCTTCATCCATGGATTCCGATACACAG TGCGTGCCGTCCACCGGCTGCTGGAGCAGCGTCATCACGGCGTCACCTGGCCCTCCACCGAGCACCCCATCACACAGCTGGCCAGTGCCATCATCCGGCGCATCAACGAGGCTTCTGGGCTCTACCAGATGTTCAGTGTGCTGGCCGACGTGGTCCTGTTGGAGGA GAATGCCACTGCTTTTGAGTACCTGGAGGAGTTCCCCATGCAGGCGCTGGCCCAGCTGGAGACAATCACGGGAAGAAGGGCAAGGCACGGGCTCTTCGTCATCAATATGGAGTACGGCCGGAATTTCTCTGGGCCCGACAAGGACGTCTTCTTCCATGACCGCTCTGTGGGGCACACGGAAGACGCCTGGCTGTCTAACTTCCTCCATCCTGTCATCTACTACTATAGGCACCTCCCCACCG agcaggaggtgaggTTCCGCCCTGCAGGCTGGCCTCTGCCGCGGCCCACGGCCATCCACCACATCGTGGAAGATTTCCTGACGGACTGGACGGCCCCGGTGGGGCACATTCTGCCCCTGAGGCGCTTCCTGGAGAACTGCTTAGACACCGATCTCCGGAGCTTCTATGCAG AGTCCTGTTTCCTATTCGCCCTAACACGCCAGAAGCTGCCACCCTTTTGCCAGCAGGGATACCTGAGAACACAGGGGCTCGTGGGAACTGAGAGCCTCCGCCAGCACGGCGTGGAGAGCGGGCTCCTGCGGGACTATGCCACTGTGGGCCGGGGGGACAGCGGCCAGCAACCTGGCGACCACGAGCCAGGACAGCACCCTCTGGCTCCAGGGCCTCCGGGCTCACCCTTCGACAGGAACAAAGAGGAGCTCTGA
- the FOXRED2 gene encoding FAD-dependent oxidoreductase domain-containing protein 2 isoform X2: MGLSAAALLWGLPGLLLTIALHPALSPCPAQASVPAHRDYCVLGAGPAGLQMAYFLQRAGRDYAVFERAPGPGSFFTRYPRHGKLISINKRYTGKANAEFNLRHDWNSLLSHDPRLLFRHYSNAYFPDSGDMVRYLGDFADRLGLHVLYNTTIAHVTLNKDQRAWNGHYFILTDQKGQAYQCSVLLVATGLSVPNQVDFPGSEYVDGYESVSVDPKDFVGQNVLILGRGNSAFETAENILGVTNFIHMLSRSRVRLSWATHYVGDLRSLRLSAGGELSKKYPLVKASYESKGSRGLFVLGTASHSVDYRKSAGGFIHGFRYTVRAVHRLLEQRHHGVTWPSTEHPITQLASAIIRRINEASGLYQMFSVLADVVLLEENATAFEYLEEFPMQALAQLETITGRRARHGLFVINMEYGRNFSGPDKDVFFHDRSVGHTEDAWLSNFLHPVIYYYRHLPTEQEVRFRPAGWPLPRPTAIHHIVEDFLTDWTAPVGHILPLRRFLENCLDTDLRSFYAESCFLFALTRQKLPPFCQQGYLRTQGLVGTESLRQHGVESGLLRDYATVGRGDSGQQPGDHEPGQHPLAPGPPGSPFDRNKEEL, from the exons ATGGGCCTCTCCGCCGCGGCCCTGCTGTGGGGCCTCCCAGGGCTTCTCCTGACCATCGCCCTGCACCCGGCTCTCTCCCCGTGCCCCGCCCAGGCCTCGGTGCCCGCGCACCGGGACTACTGTGTCCTGGGTGCCGGGCCCGCAGGGCTGCAGATGGCCTACTTCCTGCAGCGGGCCGGCAGGGACTACGCCGTGTTCGAACGCGCCCCGGGACCGGGCAGCTTCTTCACGCGCTACCCACGGCACGGGAAGCTCATCAGCATCAACAAGCGGTACACAGGCAAGGCCAACGCCGAGTTCAACCTCCGCCATGACTGGAACTCTCTGCTCAGCCACGACCCCCGGCTGCTCTTCAGACACTACTCCAACGCCTACTTCCCCGATTCCGGCGACATGGTGCGCTACCTGGGCGACTTCGCAGACCGGCTGGGGCTCCACGTGCTGTACAACACAACCATTGCCCACGTCACTCTGAACAAGGATCAACGGGCCTGGAATGGCCATTACTTCATCCTGACCGACCAGAAGGGCCAGGCATACCAGTGTAG CGTCCTTCTCGTGGCCACTGGCTTGTCAGTCCCCAACCAGGTTGACTTCCCTGGCTCCGAATACGTGGATGGTTATGAGTCCGTGTCCGTGGATCCCAAGGACTTCGTGGGTCAGAATGTGCTGATCCTGGGCCGGGGGAACTCGGCCTTTGAGACAGCGGAGAACATCTTGGGTGTCACCAACTTCATCCACATGCTGAGCCGCTCCCGGGTCCGGCTCTCCTGGGCCACCCACTACGTCGGCGACCTCAG GTCCCTCCGACTCTCTGCAGGGGGTGAGCTCAGCAAGAAGTACCCCCTGGTGAAAGCCAGCTATGAGTCCAAAGGGAGCCGGGGCCTCTTTGTCCTGGGGACTGCCAGCCACTCCGTGGATTACCGGAAATCTGCTGGGGGCTTCATCCATGGATTCCGATACACAG TGCGTGCCGTCCACCGGCTGCTGGAGCAGCGTCATCACGGCGTCACCTGGCCCTCCACCGAGCACCCCATCACACAGCTGGCCAGTGCCATCATCCGGCGCATCAACGAGGCTTCTGGGCTCTACCAGATGTTCAGTGTGCTGGCCGACGTGGTCCTGTTGGAGGA GAATGCCACTGCTTTTGAGTACCTGGAGGAGTTCCCCATGCAGGCGCTGGCCCAGCTGGAGACAATCACGGGAAGAAGGGCAAGGCACGGGCTCTTCGTCATCAATATGGAGTACGGCCGGAATTTCTCTGGGCCCGACAAGGACGTCTTCTTCCATGACCGCTCTGTGGGGCACACGGAAGACGCCTGGCTGTCTAACTTCCTCCATCCTGTCATCTACTACTATAGGCACCTCCCCACCG agcaggaggtgaggTTCCGCCCTGCAGGCTGGCCTCTGCCGCGGCCCACGGCCATCCACCACATCGTGGAAGATTTCCTGACGGACTGGACGGCCCCGGTGGGGCACATTCTGCCCCTGAGGCGCTTCCTGGAGAACTGCTTAGACACCGATCTCCGGAGCTTCTATGCAG AGTCCTGTTTCCTATTCGCCCTAACACGCCAGAAGCTGCCACCCTTTTGCCAGCAGGGATACCTGAGAACACAGGGGCTCGTGGGAACTGAGAGCCTCCGCCAGCACGGCGTGGAGAGCGGGCTCCTGCGGGACTATGCCACTGTGGGCCGGGGGGACAGCGGCCAGCAACCTGGCGACCACGAGCCAGGACAGCACCCTCTGGCTCCAGGGCCTCCGGGCTCACCCTTCGACAGGAACAAAGAGGAGCTCTGA